From a region of the Microbacterium sp. nov. GSS16 genome:
- a CDS encoding M20/M25/M40 family metallo-hydrolase gives MPDTELPEVVRIARDLIRIDTSNFGGGRANGEREAAEYVGAYLQELGLEPEYYEPIERRTNVMARVPGRDPERPALVVHGHLDVVPAVAADWSVDPFEGVVRDGMLWGRGAVDMKNMNAMILTAVGDMLRAGEQPERDLILTFFADEENGGVEGSALVVKDRPDWFAGATEAISEVGGYSITVDDRRVYLLQVGEKAMLWLRLVAKGRAGHGSRYHDDNAVTRLAEAVAAIGRTRWPIRLTPTTRALLDGLSDVTGRSSDDPDALAAAAGPAEAFLRSTFRTTTNPTALTAGYKHNVIPETAEALIDVRVIPGTEDDVLAELQRIAGDDIEIQTVVRDIGMETAFEGDLVEAMVAALGRHDPGVPVIPYLLGAGTDNKALASLGITGYGFAPLRLPADLDFTGMFHGVDERVPVESLVFGQRVLADLLRSC, from the coding sequence ATGCCCGATACTGAGCTGCCTGAGGTCGTCCGCATCGCCCGCGACCTGATCCGCATCGACACGTCGAACTTCGGCGGCGGCAGGGCCAACGGCGAGCGCGAGGCGGCCGAGTACGTCGGCGCCTACCTGCAGGAGCTCGGCCTCGAGCCGGAGTACTACGAGCCCATCGAGCGACGCACGAACGTGATGGCGCGGGTGCCGGGGCGCGACCCCGAGCGCCCTGCCCTCGTCGTGCACGGGCATCTTGATGTCGTCCCGGCTGTCGCCGCCGACTGGAGCGTCGACCCGTTCGAGGGCGTTGTGCGCGACGGGATGCTGTGGGGGCGCGGCGCAGTCGACATGAAGAACATGAACGCGATGATCCTGACCGCCGTCGGCGACATGCTGCGCGCGGGGGAGCAGCCGGAGCGCGACCTCATCCTCACCTTCTTCGCCGACGAGGAGAACGGCGGCGTCGAGGGCTCGGCCCTGGTCGTCAAGGACCGACCGGACTGGTTCGCCGGTGCCACGGAGGCGATCAGCGAGGTGGGCGGCTACTCGATCACGGTCGACGACCGCCGCGTCTACCTGCTGCAGGTGGGCGAGAAGGCCATGCTCTGGCTGCGCCTCGTCGCCAAGGGCCGCGCCGGGCACGGCAGCCGCTACCACGACGACAACGCGGTGACGCGGCTCGCCGAGGCCGTGGCGGCGATCGGGCGCACCCGCTGGCCGATCCGGCTCACCCCGACGACCCGCGCGCTGCTCGACGGACTGAGCGACGTCACCGGCCGTTCCAGCGACGACCCGGATGCGCTGGCCGCAGCCGCCGGTCCCGCGGAGGCGTTCCTGCGCTCGACGTTCCGCACCACGACCAACCCGACGGCCCTGACGGCGGGATACAAGCACAACGTGATCCCCGAGACGGCCGAGGCGCTCATCGACGTCCGTGTCATCCCCGGCACCGAGGACGACGTGCTCGCTGAGCTGCAGCGGATCGCCGGCGACGACATCGAGATCCAGACGGTCGTGCGGGACATCGGAATGGAGACCGCGTTCGAGGGCGACCTGGTCGAGGCGATGGTAGCCGCGCTCGGGCGCCATGATCCCGGCGTGCCGGTGATCCCGTACCTTCTCGGTGCGGGAACCGACAACAAGGCGCTCGCGTCGCTGGGCATCACCGGGTACGGGTTCGCGCCGCTGCGGCTGCCCGCCGATCTGGACTTCACCGGGATGTTCCACGGAGTCGACGAGCGCGTGCCCGTAGAATCGCTTGTCTTCGGCCAGCGCGTGCTGGCCGATCTGCTGCGCAGCTGCTGA
- a CDS encoding glycosyltransferase family A protein, which translates to MRVSVVIPVRDDAELLTCCLAALREQTRPADEVIVVDNASSDASAAIAASAGARVVFCPEIGIPAAAAAGYDAAAGDLILRLDADCVPPSTWVQDAMAWFARSPECIAATGGARFIDGPRALRWTALIYLGAYEATTRTALGHRPLFGSNMAMRADAWHAVREQVHRHDAETHDDLDLSFHLGSLGRIGWMPGQRMGISMRPLWPGRAFGRRMRRGTRTVRLHWPEDFPPYRWRRLRVRN; encoded by the coding sequence TTGCGCGTATCGGTCGTCATCCCGGTGCGGGATGACGCAGAGCTGCTGACGTGCTGCCTCGCCGCATTGCGCGAGCAGACGCGACCGGCCGACGAGGTGATCGTCGTCGACAACGCATCCTCGGATGCGTCGGCGGCGATCGCCGCGTCCGCAGGGGCACGGGTGGTGTTCTGCCCGGAGATCGGCATCCCCGCCGCCGCGGCGGCGGGATACGACGCGGCGGCCGGCGATCTCATCCTGCGACTCGACGCCGACTGCGTCCCGCCGTCGACCTGGGTGCAGGATGCCATGGCGTGGTTCGCGCGCTCTCCGGAGTGCATCGCGGCGACGGGCGGTGCACGATTCATCGACGGGCCGCGGGCACTGCGCTGGACCGCGTTGATCTATCTCGGTGCGTACGAGGCCACCACGAGAACCGCGCTCGGTCATCGGCCGCTCTTCGGCTCGAACATGGCGATGCGGGCGGATGCCTGGCACGCAGTGCGCGAGCAGGTGCATCGGCACGACGCCGAGACACACGACGACCTGGACCTGTCGTTCCACCTCGGCTCGCTCGGCCGCATCGGGTGGATGCCGGGGCAGCGGATGGGGATCTCCATGCGACCGCTGTGGCCTGGGCGCGCCTTCGGCCGCCGGATGAGACGGGGCACCCGCACCGTCCGGCTGCACTGGCCCGAGGATTTCCCGCCGTACCGGTGGCGGCGACTGCGGGTGCGGAACTGA
- a CDS encoding SRPBCC family protein yields MPQIIETVDVNVPVSVAYNQWTQFESFPHFLDEVVSITQIDDTHNHWVVNVGGAEREFDAEITEQHPDERVAWKSMGGETEHAGVVTFHKLDENTTRVTAQIDWDPQGLLEKVGALVGAGSHAVKKDLDNFKKFIEGRGGETGAWRGDVDA; encoded by the coding sequence ATGCCCCAGATCATCGAGACCGTCGACGTGAACGTCCCCGTGAGCGTCGCCTACAACCAGTGGACGCAGTTCGAGAGCTTCCCGCACTTCCTCGACGAGGTCGTGTCGATCACGCAGATCGACGACACGCACAACCACTGGGTCGTCAACGTCGGGGGAGCGGAGCGCGAGTTCGACGCCGAGATCACCGAGCAGCACCCCGACGAGCGGGTCGCCTGGAAGAGCATGGGCGGCGAGACCGAGCACGCCGGCGTCGTCACGTTCCACAAGCTCGATGAGAACACGACGCGCGTCACGGCTCAGATCGACTGGGACCCGCAGGGTCTGCTCGAGAAGGTGGGAGCGCTGGTGGGCGCGGGCTCCCATGCCGTGAAGAAGGATCTCGACAACTTCAAGAAGTTCATCGAGGGGCGCGGCGGCGAGACCGGCGCGTGGCGCGGCGACGTCGACGCCTGA
- a CDS encoding VIT1/CCC1 transporter family protein — protein MNAPAQPTPADRRQWARYLVEERAEGAVYTNLAARREGEEREILLSLAEAERRHEQHWLDLLGGEPSRLPRAGLRSRMLGWMASRFGSIFVLALAQSAEARSPYDTEEFATAAMRADEKVHHEVVRGLAARGRRRLSGSFRAAVFGANDGLVSNLALVLGIGATGVSGGFVLFSGIAGLLAGALSMGAGEFVSVRSQRELLASTEENSDADATAGDLDIDANELALVYRARGMAQDESLVRAQRVVEAAQAGIRRDATGPIGIHADHEVIGSDWAAAISSFLLFSSGAIIPVLPWIFGLSGTAAILVALVLVGIALLATGAMVGILSGGPPLKRALRQLAIGVGAAAITYGLGLAFGVGAV, from the coding sequence ATGAACGCGCCCGCACAGCCCACCCCAGCCGATCGCCGGCAGTGGGCACGCTATCTCGTCGAGGAGCGCGCCGAGGGCGCGGTCTACACGAACCTCGCGGCACGCCGCGAGGGCGAGGAGCGCGAGATCCTGCTCTCGCTCGCCGAGGCCGAGCGCCGACACGAGCAGCACTGGCTCGACCTTCTGGGCGGAGAGCCGTCGAGGCTGCCCAGGGCGGGTCTGCGCTCGCGGATGCTGGGCTGGATGGCCTCCCGCTTCGGATCGATCTTCGTCCTCGCGCTCGCACAGAGCGCCGAGGCGCGATCGCCCTACGACACCGAGGAGTTCGCGACTGCCGCGATGCGCGCCGACGAGAAGGTGCACCACGAAGTCGTCCGCGGCCTCGCCGCGCGCGGGCGCCGCCGGCTGTCGGGCTCGTTCCGCGCTGCGGTGTTCGGCGCGAACGACGGTCTCGTCTCCAACCTCGCACTCGTGCTGGGAATCGGAGCCACGGGCGTGAGCGGCGGTTTCGTGCTCTTCAGCGGCATCGCCGGACTGCTGGCCGGCGCCCTCTCGATGGGGGCGGGCGAATTCGTGTCGGTGCGCTCCCAGCGCGAGCTGCTGGCATCCACGGAGGAGAACAGCGATGCCGACGCCACAGCGGGCGACCTCGACATCGATGCCAATGAGCTGGCACTCGTGTACCGCGCGCGCGGCATGGCGCAGGACGAGTCGCTGGTGCGCGCGCAGCGCGTCGTCGAGGCGGCGCAGGCGGGCATCCGGCGCGACGCGACAGGGCCGATCGGAATCCACGCCGACCACGAGGTGATCGGCAGCGACTGGGCTGCGGCGATCTCCAGCTTCCTGCTGTTCTCCTCCGGCGCGATCATCCCCGTGCTGCCGTGGATCTTCGGACTCAGCGGCACCGCGGCGATCCTCGTCGCCCTCGTGCTGGTGGGGATCGCGCTGCTGGCCACGGGGGCGATGGTGGGCATCCTCTCCGGCGGTCCGCCGCTGAAGAGAGCCCTCCGTCAGCTCGCGATCGGCGTGGGCGCCGCCGCGATCACCTACGGTCTCGGTCTGGCGTTCGGCGTCGGCGCAGTCTGA
- a CDS encoding DEAD/DEAH box helicase — protein MLSPSFPQRAPWGTADKLRAWQREALEQYFQADQRDFLVAATPGAGKTTFALTLAVELLRMGEVNRVIVVAPTEHLKTQWADAAARVHIRLDPRFRNSHWAPSRQYHGVVVTYAQVAAKSSVHRHLTEDANTLVILDEVHHGGDALSWGDAIRDAYGPAKRRLLLSGTPFRSDTAPIPFVEYLPDESGARVSSTDYAYGYGRALEDGVVRPVLFHMYSGKMRWRTSAGDELEAHLGQDNTKDVTSQAWRTALDPEGEWMPAVLRAADRRLSEIRHHVPDAGGLVLATDQTVARAYAKILHSITGQQPTVVLSDDASASERIERFSADDRRWMVAVRMVSEGVDVPRLAVGVYATSSSTPLFFAQAIGRFVRARRRGEAASVFLPNVPVLMTLANEMEKQRDHALDRQTKDDDGLEDSLLESANREDDASDALTQEFTYQAISSLAHFDRVVFDGKDFGQLAEPGTPEEEEFIGLPGLLEPEHVHDLLMQRQARQSKLRQAREAAAPPEQESTLPAPLHRTLREQRQLLNSLVGLYARQSGEPHGAVHAELRRVCGGPAVPQATVAQLQSRIDVLRKRVRS, from the coding sequence ATGCTCTCTCCGTCCTTCCCTCAGCGCGCCCCGTGGGGTACCGCCGACAAGCTGAGGGCATGGCAGCGCGAGGCGCTCGAGCAGTACTTCCAGGCCGATCAGCGCGACTTTCTCGTCGCAGCGACCCCTGGCGCGGGCAAGACCACCTTCGCTCTGACGCTGGCGGTCGAGCTGCTGCGGATGGGCGAGGTGAACCGGGTCATCGTCGTCGCGCCGACCGAGCACCTCAAGACGCAGTGGGCCGACGCCGCAGCGCGCGTGCACATCCGTCTCGACCCCCGCTTCCGCAACAGCCACTGGGCCCCGTCACGGCAGTACCACGGCGTCGTCGTGACCTACGCGCAGGTCGCCGCGAAGTCGTCCGTGCATCGGCATCTGACCGAGGACGCGAACACGCTGGTGATCCTCGACGAGGTGCACCACGGCGGTGACGCGCTGAGCTGGGGCGATGCGATCCGCGACGCGTACGGTCCGGCCAAGCGCCGCCTGCTGCTCTCGGGAACGCCGTTCCGCAGCGACACGGCGCCCATCCCGTTCGTCGAGTACCTGCCAGACGAGTCGGGCGCGCGGGTGTCGAGCACCGACTACGCCTACGGCTACGGCCGGGCCCTCGAAGACGGCGTCGTGCGGCCGGTGCTCTTCCACATGTACTCCGGCAAGATGCGCTGGCGCACGAGCGCCGGCGACGAGCTCGAGGCGCACCTCGGCCAGGACAACACCAAGGACGTCACCTCGCAGGCCTGGCGGACGGCTCTGGACCCGGAGGGGGAGTGGATGCCCGCCGTGCTGCGCGCCGCCGACCGGCGCCTCTCCGAGATCCGCCACCACGTGCCCGACGCCGGCGGACTCGTGCTCGCCACCGACCAGACCGTCGCGCGCGCCTACGCGAAGATCCTGCACAGCATCACCGGGCAGCAGCCCACCGTGGTGCTGAGCGACGACGCGTCGGCGTCGGAGCGGATCGAGCGGTTCAGCGCCGACGACCGGCGCTGGATGGTCGCGGTGCGGATGGTCTCGGAGGGCGTCGACGTGCCGCGCCTCGCCGTCGGCGTGTACGCCACCTCTTCGTCGACGCCGCTCTTCTTCGCGCAGGCGATCGGGCGCTTCGTGCGCGCCCGCCGCCGTGGCGAGGCGGCCAGCGTGTTCCTGCCCAACGTGCCTGTGCTGATGACTCTCGCGAACGAGATGGAGAAGCAGCGCGATCATGCACTCGACCGTCAGACGAAGGATGACGACGGCCTCGAGGATTCTCTTCTCGAGAGCGCCAACCGCGAAGACGACGCATCGGATGCCCTGACCCAGGAGTTCACCTACCAGGCGATCTCGTCGCTCGCCCACTTCGACAGGGTCGTGTTCGATGGCAAGGACTTCGGTCAGCTCGCCGAGCCCGGCACGCCGGAGGAGGAGGAGTTCATCGGGCTTCCCGGTCTGCTCGAGCCCGAGCACGTGCACGACCTCCTCATGCAGCGTCAGGCCAGGCAGAGCAAGCTGCGTCAGGCGCGTGAGGCCGCGGCTCCTCCCGAGCAGGAGTCGACCCTGCCCGCACCGCTGCACCGCACGCTGCGCGAGCAGCGGCAGCTGCTCAACAGCCTGGTGGGGCTGTACGCCCGCCAGAGCGGCGAGCCGCACGGCGCGGTGCACGCCGAACTGCGTCGCGTGTGCGGTGGTCCCGCCGTCCCGCAGGCGACGGTCGCGCAGCTGCAGTCCCGGATCGACGTGCTGCGCAAGCGCGTGCGCTCCTGA
- a CDS encoding SGNH/GDSL hydrolase family protein: MVDQDSSRTPYVANEGPHPWRRFVAVGDSFTEGIGDPDPAAPGGHRGWADRVAEVLSQDVDDFAYANLAVRGKLIAQIAAEQIEPAVALNPDLVSICAGGNDVIRPRTDPDDIAAQLERAVARLASTGAAVVLFTGIDTHFTPVFRAFRGKVAIYNENVRAIADRHDCIVADQWALKVIQDTRFFADDRLHLNALGHHEVARMVLRALNVPNTLQPMQPDPMPVRTWREARTEDIGWAREHLVPWVLRRLRHQSSGDTISAKRPDAMPFLRGDVG, from the coding sequence ATGGTCGATCAGGATTCCTCGCGCACCCCCTACGTCGCCAACGAGGGTCCGCACCCGTGGCGTCGATTCGTGGCGGTCGGCGACTCGTTCACCGAGGGCATCGGCGACCCCGACCCGGCTGCTCCCGGAGGGCACCGCGGATGGGCCGACCGCGTCGCCGAGGTGCTGTCACAGGACGTCGATGACTTCGCGTACGCCAACCTCGCCGTGCGGGGAAAGCTGATCGCCCAGATCGCCGCTGAGCAGATCGAGCCGGCGGTCGCTCTGAATCCTGATCTGGTCTCGATCTGCGCGGGAGGCAACGACGTGATCCGTCCGCGCACCGATCCCGACGACATCGCCGCGCAGCTCGAGCGCGCCGTCGCACGCCTGGCGTCGACGGGAGCCGCGGTCGTGCTCTTCACCGGCATCGACACGCACTTCACCCCGGTCTTCCGTGCGTTCCGCGGCAAGGTCGCGATCTACAACGAGAACGTGCGCGCGATCGCCGACAGGCACGACTGCATCGTGGCCGACCAGTGGGCGCTGAAGGTCATCCAGGACACGCGGTTCTTCGCCGATGATCGGCTGCACCTGAACGCGCTCGGCCATCATGAGGTCGCGCGCATGGTGCTGCGCGCGCTGAACGTGCCGAACACGCTGCAGCCCATGCAGCCTGATCCCATGCCGGTGCGCACGTGGCGCGAGGCGCGCACCGAAGACATCGGCTGGGCGCGCGAGCACCTCGTGCCCTGGGTGCTGCGGCGTCTGCGTCACCAGTCCTCGGGCGACACGATCTCCGCGAAGCGCCCGGATGCGATGCCGTTCCTGCGCGGCGACGTCGGCTGA
- a CDS encoding TrmH family RNA methyltransferase, which yields MQLHHIRDPHDPVLDDYRSLTDTALRRVREPEGGLYIAESAKVIERALQAGHRPRSMLIQQKWADAVVELLGERDVPVYVVTDEAAEQLTGFAVHRGVMAAMHRPEPAPVADLLARIDSARPRLAVLEGLTDHTNVGAIFRSAAALGVDAVLVSPTCADPLYRRSVRVSMGTVFQVPWTRIDTWPAGIDELRSAGYLVAGMSLGSGAITLDDLVAESPERLALIFGTEGDGIRPETDRLLDRRVTIPMRAGVDSLNVAAASAVAFYATR from the coding sequence ATGCAGCTGCACCACATTCGCGACCCGCACGACCCGGTGCTCGACGACTACCGCTCGCTCACCGATACGGCTCTGCGCCGGGTGCGGGAGCCGGAAGGCGGGCTGTACATCGCCGAGTCGGCGAAGGTCATCGAGCGCGCTCTGCAGGCGGGTCACCGTCCGCGTTCGATGCTCATCCAGCAGAAGTGGGCGGACGCCGTCGTGGAGCTGCTCGGCGAACGCGACGTGCCCGTCTACGTCGTGACGGATGAGGCAGCCGAGCAGCTCACCGGTTTCGCCGTGCATCGCGGGGTGATGGCGGCCATGCACCGCCCGGAGCCGGCGCCCGTGGCCGATCTGCTCGCGCGGATCGACAGCGCACGCCCGCGGCTCGCCGTGCTGGAGGGACTCACCGACCACACCAACGTCGGAGCGATCTTCCGATCGGCGGCGGCGCTCGGCGTCGACGCGGTTCTCGTCAGCCCCACCTGCGCCGACCCGCTGTACCGCCGTTCGGTGCGCGTGTCGATGGGCACGGTGTTCCAGGTGCCGTGGACGCGCATCGACACCTGGCCGGCGGGCATCGACGAGCTGCGCTCGGCCGGGTACCTCGTCGCCGGCATGTCGCTCGGAAGCGGCGCGATCACGCTCGACGATCTCGTCGCGGAGTCGCCGGAGCGTCTCGCGCTGATCTTCGGCACCGAGGGCGACGGCATCCGCCCCGAGACCGACCGCCTGCTCGACCGACGGGTCACCATCCCCATGAGGGCCGGGGTGGATTCCCTCAACGTCGCCGCCGCGTCCGCGGTGGCGTTCTACGCGACGCGCTGA
- a CDS encoding Sir2 family NAD-dependent protein deacetylase, with amino-acid sequence MQSLELSDTVADAVDRTAGLLSGLPFAVLTGAGISTDSGIPAYRGAGAPPRSKPMTIQTYLSDEAARRRYWLGGHLGYRAFTAPDPNGGHLALAALERAGAATGVVTQNVDGLHLRAGSRRVVELHGTMHRTLCLHCGQVYDRRAIAERIEQLNPWILVPENIVLNPDGDVSPESTAGFVIPTCEICGGMLKPDVVYFGEFVPIRRFALAESLVHASSALVVAGTSLTVNSGIRVIERARRRDMPIVIVNHEPTRADAWADEVIEGGTTEVLSALATRLGAL; translated from the coding sequence GTGCAATCGCTCGAGCTCTCGGACACCGTCGCCGACGCCGTCGATCGCACGGCCGGGCTGCTGAGCGGCCTTCCCTTCGCCGTGCTCACCGGAGCGGGCATCTCGACCGATTCGGGCATTCCGGCCTACCGCGGCGCAGGCGCACCGCCGCGCTCGAAGCCGATGACCATCCAGACCTATCTCTCCGATGAGGCCGCACGTCGGCGGTACTGGCTCGGCGGTCATCTCGGCTACCGGGCGTTCACGGCGCCGGATCCGAACGGCGGGCATCTCGCGCTGGCGGCGCTGGAGCGCGCGGGAGCAGCGACCGGCGTGGTCACCCAGAACGTCGACGGGCTGCACCTGCGCGCCGGCAGCCGGCGCGTCGTGGAGCTGCACGGCACGATGCACCGCACGCTCTGTCTGCACTGCGGGCAGGTGTACGACCGCAGGGCGATCGCCGAGCGCATCGAGCAGCTGAACCCGTGGATCCTCGTGCCGGAGAACATCGTGCTCAACCCCGACGGAGACGTCTCGCCGGAGAGCACGGCGGGCTTCGTCATCCCGACATGCGAGATCTGCGGCGGGATGCTGAAGCCCGACGTCGTGTACTTCGGCGAGTTCGTGCCGATCCGTCGGTTCGCGCTCGCGGAGTCCCTCGTGCACGCCTCGTCGGCACTCGTCGTCGCGGGCACGTCTCTCACCGTGAACTCCGGTATCCGGGTGATCGAGCGGGCGCGCAGGCGCGACATGCCGATCGTGATCGTCAATCACGAGCCGACCAGGGCGGATGCCTGGGCTGACGAGGTCATCGAGGGCGGGACGACCGAGGTCCTCTCCGCGCTGGCGACCCGCCTCGGAGCTCTCTGA
- a CDS encoding histidine phosphatase family protein: MTLLTLVRHGQTDWNLARRIQGTTDIPLNDTGRDDARRAAAALAGEQYDAIYASPLVRAQQTAQIIADELGLGAPALTRGLRERTFGDGEGMLVEDYLKTWGDWTSAVPGAETLDEVRDRAMDSLERIARASRRRSAPRAESIIVVSHGGVIRSLLMHVSGGSLPRVGDSLHNGSVHRFVAERGTLRLLEAIPI; this comes from the coding sequence GTGACCCTGCTGACACTCGTACGCCACGGACAGACCGACTGGAACCTCGCCCGTCGCATCCAGGGCACCACCGACATCCCGCTCAACGACACCGGGCGAGACGACGCCCGCAGGGCCGCCGCCGCGCTCGCCGGTGAGCAGTACGACGCGATCTACGCGAGCCCGCTGGTGCGCGCGCAGCAGACGGCGCAGATCATCGCGGACGAACTCGGCCTCGGGGCGCCTGCGCTCACCCGCGGGCTGCGCGAGCGCACCTTCGGCGACGGCGAGGGGATGCTCGTCGAGGACTACCTGAAGACCTGGGGCGATTGGACCTCGGCGGTGCCGGGCGCGGAGACCCTCGACGAGGTGCGCGATCGTGCGATGGACTCCCTCGAGCGGATCGCGCGCGCCTCGCGTCGACGGTCGGCGCCGCGAGCGGAGTCGATCATCGTCGTCAGCCACGGCGGGGTCATCCGCTCGCTGCTCATGCACGTCTCGGGCGGCTCGCTGCCGAGGGTGGGTGACTCGCTGCACAACGGCTCGGTCCACCGCTTCGTCGCCGAGCGGGGCACGCTGCGCCTGCTCGAGGCGATCCCGATCTGA
- a CDS encoding HpcH/HpaI aldolase/citrate lyase family protein, translating into MTLGMGPALLFCPADRPERFAGAMQKADAVILDLEDAVLPDARAQARENIIAADMDPDRVIVRVNAPETAEFARDVDALQRTPFRTVMVAKSEDPAAFDAFGAEFGLIALCETARGVHRAGELAAHERAVGLMWGAEDLVASLGGMSSRFPDGRYRDVARSARSLVLLAAGAHGRTAIDAVHLDIDDADGLAAEAADAVASGFGATACIHPKQVAVIRDAYRPDESTITWAQAVLAAAEGERGVFRFEGRMIDEPVLRHARAVLERS; encoded by the coding sequence GTGACCCTCGGCATGGGCCCCGCGCTGCTGTTCTGCCCCGCCGACCGGCCCGAGCGCTTCGCGGGGGCGATGCAGAAAGCAGATGCCGTGATCCTCGATCTCGAAGACGCTGTGCTTCCGGATGCCAGAGCGCAGGCGCGCGAGAACATCATCGCCGCTGACATGGACCCCGACCGTGTGATCGTCCGCGTGAACGCGCCGGAGACCGCGGAGTTCGCCCGCGACGTCGATGCGCTGCAGCGCACCCCGTTCCGCACGGTGATGGTGGCGAAGAGCGAGGATCCGGCGGCATTCGACGCGTTCGGCGCCGAGTTCGGACTGATCGCCCTGTGCGAGACCGCGCGCGGCGTGCACCGGGCGGGAGAGCTCGCCGCTCACGAGCGCGCCGTCGGACTGATGTGGGGCGCGGAGGATCTCGTGGCGTCTCTCGGCGGGATGTCGAGCCGCTTCCCGGACGGGCGGTACCGCGACGTGGCCCGCTCGGCGCGGTCGCTGGTCCTGCTCGCGGCCGGAGCGCACGGCCGGACGGCCATCGACGCGGTGCACCTCGACATCGATGATGCAGACGGTCTCGCCGCCGAGGCCGCGGATGCGGTGGCATCCGGATTCGGCGCGACCGCATGCATCCATCCGAAGCAGGTCGCGGTGATCCGGGACGCCTACCGACCAGACGAGTCGACGATCACGTGGGCTCAGGCGGTGCTGGCGGCCGCCGAGGGGGAGCGCGGCGTGTTCCGCTTCGAAGGGCGGATGATCGACGAGCCGGTGCTGCGCCACGCCCGTGCCGTGCTCGAAAGGAGCTGA
- a CDS encoding MaoC family dehydratase, producing the protein MTDIVQRGLYFEELEVGARYLHRPGRTATEADNVLFTTLTMNTQALHLDAAFADGQEPFGQRLMNSMWTLSTMVGASVTQLTQGTLVAQLGLGDISFPHPLFHGDTLYTESVIVDKRLSASRPGQGICTIEHTGRNQDGVIVAKATRTALMRCLPEGER; encoded by the coding sequence ATGACCGACATCGTTCAGCGCGGACTGTACTTCGAGGAGCTCGAGGTCGGCGCCCGCTACCTGCACCGGCCGGGGCGCACCGCGACCGAGGCCGACAACGTGCTCTTCACGACGCTCACCATGAACACGCAGGCGCTTCACCTCGACGCCGCCTTCGCCGATGGGCAGGAGCCGTTCGGCCAGCGGCTGATGAACTCGATGTGGACGCTGTCGACGATGGTGGGCGCGTCGGTGACACAGCTCACTCAGGGCACCCTGGTCGCGCAGCTGGGGCTCGGTGACATCTCGTTCCCGCATCCGCTGTTCCACGGCGACACGCTGTACACCGAGAGCGTGATCGTCGACAAGCGGCTCTCGGCATCCCGCCCCGGCCAGGGCATCTGCACGATCGAGCACACCGGACGCAATCAGGACGGCGTTATCGTGGCGAAGGCCACCCGCACCGCCCTGATGCGCTGCCTGCCGGAGGGCGAACGGTGA